A region of the Sideroxydans lithotrophicus ES-1 genome:
ATTCAAAGTCGGCGATCATCGGATTGGGATTCTTGTCCACAAAGATCGCGATCGACGTAGTTCCCGGAATATTGCTGCTGACTTCAACCGGCACCACGGCACCGTTTTCAGCTATGTCCGGCACCTTGATCATGATGTCTTTGTTCTCGGCAGCCCCGGCGTAACCTGCATTTTTCATGGCATCGGCGGTATCCTTCGATGTGAAGGCCAGATTGTTCCAGGTAGCCGCAAATACCCCACTGGTCTTCAGCAGCCCCGCCGCACACACCGCCATCACGGCACCCATGCTTTTCAGAAAATTCCTGCGTAGATGATTCATTTCACTCCCTCTCAATTTGGTTGTCACTTCAAAGACCCATTACGTAATCGATAACCTGGTCGATTTCCTGCTCCGTCAGAATCTTGTTCCTGCCAAAAGGCGGCATGACCGATTCGGGGTTCGCCACGGTGGCATCCCATATCTGGGCACGCAATTTGGCGGTATCGGGGAAACGTGCCTTCATCCCGGCAAGCGCAGGTCCGATATTGCCGGCCGCCTCGACCTTGGGGTCGCTCGGAATGGCATGGCAGGCAATGCAATTGCCCTTGTTTTTGTCGAAGGCTAGCTTCCGGCCTGCGTCAGAGTCTGCTGCGACCGCATTCAAATTGGCCAATCCCAATAAAGCCACAAGAGAAAGCAAAAAAGTCATTTTAATGCGCATCAAAATATCCTCCCTTTCATAGACATCCACTGTAAATAAAACTCCTGTCCCATAGCGATTCAAGACATATGAACTGATTATTTCCCTATTTCAATTTCCCCCTTTAGTACGACCCGATCAAAAATTTGAACAATTCAGCCGCCTATATTCGGGCATAGTCCCAGCCCTGCTGCAGGCGCTTGTTGATCTCCTCTGCCGCAGATGACGCAACCCCGGTGTTAGGCAACAGGTGCACTGCGATGCCGCTACTGCGCAAAGTTCTTATGGCCTGACCACAGGCCAGAAAACCAAGATTCGGATACTTGGCCTGCATCAAACCGATTCGCTTCCCATAAGGCGACACATCTGCTCTTAACAAATCGACGCCCTCGGCATTCGCCATGATCTCCACATTGAGCTGTCGATTCTCATGCCTGCTGGCTTCCAGCAGACTTTCCGCCTCATCCAGGACGGCCTTGAGCCTGAGCGGATTGGAAGTACTGACCTGGAAGATGATATTGCCCTGTCCGGTCGCCGAGTTAATGTTGTGTGCCGCCCTGGACACGTACGCGACATAGGAGTGATTCCTTGATTCCGACTTTGTAGCAATGAACCAGCCCGAGACCCCGCCCAGCAAAAGCAGCAACACACAGGCCGCTATTCTTCTGATGTTTTGCACATACTGCGGCCGTCTCAAGCGCATGACATTTTCAGCTGCCGCTTCATGCATCGGAGGGTGATGGTAGGCATGCTTCACCATCTCTTTCAGCCCGCGCAGTTCGCACACCCGCCCTTTCAATGCATCGTCCCGCCCGATCACATCGAGGATCTCACTTTTCTCGTTTGTCTCAAGTTCGTTGTCGACAAAGGCATTCAGCAATTCATCTGAGATGTTTGCATTGCTCTTCATATGACTCTCCTTATATGACTGACTCGTGCCGTCTGCTGCGGAGCGAGTTCTTTCAACAGGATCTTCAAGGATTGCCGTGCGCGGCATAAGCGACTCATGACTGTTCCGATCGGAATGGACAGGATTGCAGCGACCTCGATATAGGGAAAATCTTCCAGGTCCACCAGGGTCAGCACCTGGCGCTGCCCCATGGGCAGCATGGCAACGGCATTCCGCACGCGGTCGACGATCTGCGTCTGCGCATGCTCGTCTTCCGGCGTGGTTTCATGGATGCAACGGTGATCTTCCAGCTCTTCGATATCATCCATGTCCCGGTGTTGACGGAAATGGTCACGCCAGCAGTTAGCCAGTATGCTGAACAGCCAGCTATTCATTAATGCCGGATCGCGCAGCTGAGCGGCATTCTTCAGTGCCTTGATCATCGTTTCCTGTACAAGGTCGTCGGCGAGCGCGGCGTTATGGCTCCAGGAGAAAGCGACGCGATATAGCTTCGGACGAATTTGTTCCAATTGCTGCTGGAATGCATCTACACCACAGAACAAGGAGAAAATCTTCATCGCCACGTTTCACCTGAAGGTTGGAATTACGGTCAACATACATATAGACGCAACAGCATGCGGAAATATTCCATCGATTCGAAAATTTCCATCACCGCGGCTGGCAGGGTATAGACTATTCACAATATCCTTCCAGAACATGAGAGACCTGATGACCCCGATACACTTCCGCTGTTTTATATGGTGTTGCATGTTATTTGCCGCCTTGATGTTGACAGGGTGCAGCAACATGAATAAAGGCGGCGATGTCCACCTGCAACCAATCCAGCCCTTATCCAAATCCGATCAGCCTTCATTTCCCGCTTCCGGTAGCACAGCAGACGGCCATATGGCCGTTTTCACCAAGACGGGAAAATTCGAGGATGTCAGGGACGATGTCGAGATGGCGATCACCGGACGCGGATTGGTGGTCAACAATGTTTCCCATGTGGGCGAGATGCTGGAGCGCACCGGCAAAGACTTGGGAGATGACAGACAGATTTACCTCAAGGCCGAAGCACTGGAATTCTGCAGCGCAGTCGTATCGCGCAAGATGATGGAAACCGACCCTGACAATATCGTGTTTTGTCCCTACATCATTTCCGTTTACGTGCTGCCGGGAAAGCCGAACGAAGTACGCATCGCATACCGCAAACCCCAGATCGTTGGCTCTCAAGCTTCGCAGGCCGCACTCAAGGCGGTCGATGAACTGCTTTCCGGCATCGTCAAGGATGCGCTGCAATAACCTGCCGGTTCGGCCAACAAGAGTTATCCGAATACCGGCCTGATGGATCATTTTTTCTTCGGGCTGGACGAGGTGAGACGTTCGTCGAGCAGCTCCAGCCTCAGCCAGCCGGGATTCATGATCCCGTCCTCGAACACCAGGGTGGGCGTCACGACGATATTCAGCTTCTTCGCCGCCGCGGCAATGCGGGTCAAGGCAGAGGTATCACAGGTCTTTCCCGGTTTCGGGTCCTTCCACTTCAGCATATGATCCTCCCAGGCTTTCAGCCGGTCGGATGAGCACCAGATCGCCTCGGCCTTCTCCTTGGAACCGGGCAATATCGGCAACACGAAAGTGTAGATCGTGGCATCGGTCAGGCCGACCATCTCCTTTTCCTGCCTCCTGCAATAGGGACAGTTCGGATCGGTGAAAACAGCCAGTCTTCTCTTGCCGTTGCCTTTCACATTCTTGATCGCCAGATCAAGCGGCAAGGAATCGAAATCGATCGCATAAAGTTGTTTTTCCCTTTCTTCAGTCAGGTTCTGCATCGTATGCATATCGATGATGTTGCCTGAAAAAAGGTAGGACATATTTTCGTCGGTATAGACCAGTTGGTCGTTCAAGACCACTTCATACAAGCCGAGATAGGGAGTCTTGTGGACACTGATGACCTGCTCATAGGGAAATCTCTTTTCCATCGCGGCCTTGATAGCGGCCTCATCGGCCAAAGCCGCATTGGAAAAGAAAAACAACAGCAATACCAAATAAGAGAATGCGTTCATCTTGCTTTTCCTGATCGAGTCGCACGCCGCGAAAGAATCACCTGGATTTTCTCGCAGCAAATAAAAAGGCTGACGAATCTCTTCGTCAGCCCTTGTCACTCATATTGGATTTTCAACCAGGCCCGCTTCATTTTGATGGCAGGCTTCAGTTGACATCGCTAAGACTAGCAGTGCTTACCAACCGTAAGAAACACTGAGAGAGTCTTCGTACATGCTGATGTTTGCATTGCCGCCACCCAGCGCAGTAGGGATGGATCCTGCGCCATTGACTGTCTGCTTGAAGGCATGGACATAGGCAACAGTCACTTCAGACTTGTCGGCCAGCTTCCATGTGCCGCCCAATGACAGATGGTTTTGAACCACTCCTGGAGCCAAGATATTCAACAATGTCTGGCTGGTTGGCACTTGCTGGTTGTTATGGTCATAGCCAACACGCAGAGTCGTTTTTGAATCCAGGTCATAACTGACCCCAAGTTTGATCACGGTCATGTCCTGCCAGCCAAAGCCGACG
Encoded here:
- the soxY gene encoding thiosulfate oxidation carrier protein SoxY yields the protein MNHLRRNFLKSMGAVMAVCAAGLLKTSGVFAATWNNLAFTSKDTADAMKNAGYAGAAENKDIMIKVPDIAENGAVVPVEVSSNIPGTTSIAIFVDKNPNPMIADFEFMNGAEPFIATRVKMASTSIVRASVKAGGKVYTNSREVKVTIGGCGG
- the soxX gene encoding sulfur oxidation c-type cytochrome SoxX gives rise to the protein MRIKMTFLLSLVALLGLANLNAVAADSDAGRKLAFDKNKGNCIACHAIPSDPKVEAAGNIGPALAGMKARFPDTAKLRAQIWDATVANPESVMPPFGRNKILTEQEIDQVIDYVMGL
- a CDS encoding anti-sigma factor, producing MKSNANISDELLNAFVDNELETNEKSEILDVIGRDDALKGRVCELRGLKEMVKHAYHHPPMHEAAAENVMRLRRPQYVQNIRRIAACVLLLLLGGVSGWFIATKSESRNHSYVAYVSRAAHNINSATGQGNIIFQVSTSNPLRLKAVLDEAESLLEASRHENRQLNVEIMANAEGVDLLRADVSPYGKRIGLMQAKYPNLGFLACGQAIRTLRSSGIAVHLLPNTGVASSAAEEINKRLQQGWDYARI
- a CDS encoding RNA polymerase sigma factor, producing MKIFSLFCGVDAFQQQLEQIRPKLYRVAFSWSHNAALADDLVQETMIKALKNAAQLRDPALMNSWLFSILANCWRDHFRQHRDMDDIEELEDHRCIHETTPEDEHAQTQIVDRVRNAVAMLPMGQRQVLTLVDLEDFPYIEVAAILSIPIGTVMSRLCRARQSLKILLKELAPQQTARVSHIRRVI
- a CDS encoding DUF302 domain-containing protein translates to MAVFTKTGKFEDVRDDVEMAITGRGLVVNNVSHVGEMLERTGKDLGDDRQIYLKAEALEFCSAVVSRKMMETDPDNIVFCPYIISVYVLPGKPNEVRIAYRKPQIVGSQASQAALKAVDELLSGIVKDALQ
- a CDS encoding DsbC family protein, whose translation is MNAFSYLVLLLFFFSNAALADEAAIKAAMEKRFPYEQVISVHKTPYLGLYEVVLNDQLVYTDENMSYLFSGNIIDMHTMQNLTEEREKQLYAIDFDSLPLDLAIKNVKGNGKRRLAVFTDPNCPYCRRQEKEMVGLTDATIYTFVLPILPGSKEKAEAIWCSSDRLKAWEDHMLKWKDPKPGKTCDTSALTRIAAAAKKLNIVVTPTLVFEDGIMNPGWLRLELLDERLTSSSPKKK